The following nucleotide sequence is from Catonella massiliensis.
ATTTGATTTACGGATTAGTTCTTCTACTATTGCCATTTTGGTCTCCTTTGTTAATATTCATTATTACTTCTTAGATAAGTTTACCTCAATTTTCCCATCTTTACAACCAATTTTAACTTCATTTCCTTCTTTGATATGCCCTAATAGTACTTCAGTAGCAAGCAAATCCTCTACTTCTGTCTTTATCTTCCTAGCCAGAGGCCTTGCACCGTAGTTTGCTTCCTTCTCGATATTGGCAAGGTGCTTAACCGCAGTCTCCGTGAACTTAAGCTTAAGTCCCATCTGCTCCTTTGCCCTTCCTGCCAGTCCTTTAAGCATAATCTTAACTATCTTCTTAAGCTCTTTTTCAGTAAGAGGATGGAATACTATAATCTCATCTATTCTATTGATGAATTCCGGCTTAAAAAGCTTCTTTACTTCTTCCATAACTCCTTCCTTCATAAGCTTGTAATCAGTCTCTTTATTCTCATCAGTCTTAAATCCAAGCTTCTTTGGAGTTATTATTCTCTGTGCTCCTACATTTGATGTCATAATGATAACTGTATTCTTAAAGTTAACTACCCTTCCTTGGGAATCAGTTATTCTACCATCGTCTAACACCTGAAGAAGTATGTTAAATACGTCAGGGTGCGCCTTTTCTATCTCATCCAAAAGTATGACTGAGTAAGGATTCCTTCGTACCTTCTCTGAAAGCTGTCCTCCTTCATCATGTCCTATATATCCCGGAGGTGAGCCTATCATCTTGGATACACTGTGTTTTTCCATATATTCAGACATATCTATTCGAATCATAGACTCTTCACTGCCAAACATTGCCTCTGCAAGTGCCTTGCTTAGCTCAGTCTTACCTACACCTGTTGGGCCTAAGAAGAGGAATGAGCCTATAGGCCTTCCTTCAGCATTAAAGCCTACCCTGCCCCTCCTTATTGCCTTTGCTACGGCAACAACTGCTTCATCCTGACCTATAACTCTCTCGTGAAGAACAGATTCAAGCCTTATAAGCCTGTCTGTTTCTGCCTGTTTTAGCTTATTTACAGGGATTTTGGTCCAGTCAGCCACAACCTCTGCTATCTCTTCTTCGCCTATGACATGCACCTTCTGCTGCTTTTTCTGCTCTTCAGCAAGCTTTAACTCACTAAGCTTCATCCTTAGCTTGTTCTGCTCCTTCTTTATTAGGCTCGCCTTATCATAAGTCTCACTTTTAATGGCGTTCTCTTTTTCTTCCTCAAGCTTTATTATCTTCCTTTCAAGCTCTGCACTTTCAGGCTTTGTAGTAAATACCGAGAGCCTTGCCTTAGAGGCCGCCTCATCCATAAGGTCAACTGCCTTATCAGGAAGAAATCTGTCATTGATATATCTTGCAGAGAGCTTCACAGCCGCCTCAATGGCTTCATCCGTTATCCTTACCTTATGATGATCCTCGTATTTTTCACGAAGTCCCTTTAGTATAAGCACGGATTCTTCCTCTGAAGGCTCCTCTACAACTACAGGCTGGAATCTTCTCTCAAGGGCACTATCCTTTTCTATGCGTTTTCTATACTCTTCCCTTGTGGTAGCTCCTATTAGCTGAAGCTCTCCCCTTGCTAAAGAAGGCTTAAGGATGTTTGATGCATCGAGTGTACCTTCTGCTCCTCCGGCTCCTATGATAGTATGAAGCTCATCTATAAAAAGAAGTACATTTCCACTTTTTATAACTTCATCCAAAGTCCTTTTGATTCTCTCTTCGAACTCGCCTCTATACTTCGTACCGGCTACCATGGCTGACAAATCAATGGTTACTACCCTTTTTCCTCTGATTGTATCAGGCACGCTTCCTTCCACTATCCTTTCAGCAATAGCTTCAACTATGGCTGTCTTTCCTACACCGGGCTCTCCTATGATACAAGGATTGTTCTTGGTGCGCCTGCTAAGTATCTGTATGACTCTCTGAACCTCTACATCCCTGCCTATAACGGGATCAAGCTTTCCACTTCTTGCGTATTCTGTAAGGTCTTTTGAATACTGGTCAAGAATAGGTGTATTGGATTTGGCATTGCTTCCTGTATTGTTGTTAGCATTCTTAAAGTTTGAATAGTCGCTTCTAGCCTGTGAAATGTCCATCCCTATGGCAGTCAGTATATCCAGATAGACCTTTTGAAGGTTCACTCCCATTGTGGTTAACAGCCTTACTCCAATGCTGTCACCCTCCTTAAGCAGAGCCATAAGTATATGTTCTGTACCAATCTTACCGGAATTAAGCCTATAAGCCTCTGTTGCAGCCAGAGATATTATCCTCTTTGCGCGGGGTGTCATAGACTCGGTAGAACCAACCACCACATTTCCCTGTGTCAATAGCTTGTTGACAAGCTCCATAAATCTGTCGTATGAAACTCCGTTTTCCTCAAGCACCTTCTTTGCCACTCCGTCTACCGACAAAAGTCCTATCAAAAGATGCTCGGAGCCAACATAGTTTTGTGATAACGAAATAGCTGCTGAGTTAGCTGCTTCAATGGCAGTTACTGCATTATTCGTAAATTTATCCTGCATTTTACCTCCATGAGGAGTTATTCCTCATCTTCTTCATTTCTTTTATTTTTCATATAAAGCACCAGCCCTAGCATAAGCATGATGCCTAAAATAACTATGGCACTTATTATAACATAAATGACCATCTGTTTGCTATCATTATTATCAGTTTCCTCCGTGGCCTCTTCTCCCGGTGCATCAGGCACGTATTCATGTTCTTCTTCTGTGCTTCCTTTACTTCCTGTATCTGACGAGGTTTCTATAGGAGGCTCTTCCTCCTGCTTTGCACTGCTCTTTGTATCCTTTGCAGTATCCTTTGTCTCCTCAGAAGCCTCATTCTCCTTGATAACAACAATGTTGTAGTTAGTCTTACTGCCGTCTTCCGCCTTTACTATAATATATATATTATTCTCTCCAGACCTAAGCTTGTCACCATAGTCCTTTACCAAACTGTAATTAGCCCCTTTATCTGCAGTAGTCACACCTACGGTAATATCGTCCACGCCTCCACCGACATTTACCTTATAGTCAAGTACACTAGGGCTAAACTTAGGCGTAAGCACTCCTCCAGCCACCTTTATCCCTATTAGGCTGCTGTCTGAGGATGCCTTCCTAGGATTCTTTATACGCATCTCCAGGTCATTGGTAGCTACAGATATTTCATTATCAGGATTAACCGCATACAAATGTACATCATCAGAAAATGTCATGGTAAAGTTCCCCGAGAGCTTAGCAAGGAAAGTCATCTTATACTTAAGCTTCCCGTCCACATCTTCAAAATTCTTTATATTAACCCTTAGCAGTCCTTTTCCTCCTGCTATCCCCTCATCTGCTGAGAGAAACTCAGCCATACTGTCATCGTAGGAAAGGTAAGTTTCTACTCCGCTTAGGCTTTCCTCAGAATCAATCTCCAAGGTAACATCAAATTTTTCACCGACTATTGTTTTATTTGCACCCTTTAGCACTACACTGGCACTTGAAGCAAATGCCTTTTCGCCACCAAGCAAAAGGGAGAATACCAATACAAATATGATTATAATATTTTTTTTCACCCCTTATCCCTCCTTTGCCACATTTATCTTGTACGTTCTTACACTTCCATCCTCTGCGGTCACACTAATGCTAATAACATTTACTCCTCCCGGAGTAAGTTTCATCTGCCCGAATCCATTCACTACCGCCTTCTTGTTAGCTGTCTTTCCTGTCACCTCAATCACGTCTACATCCTTGCCAACCACAAGGCCATACCCTTCTGTGGTATCGGGCCTGAATGCAGGTGTAAGCTGATATCCTGTAACCTGCAGGGAGGAAAGCCAGTTGTTAGGACTAGGTATGTCCACAGGCCTCTCACTGATAACAGGAGGCATATTTTGAAAGACAGGAATGGAAAATACCAAAGGCTCATCCTTTAACTCAGCATAAGCTCTCTTGGTAATCATAGACTCTGAGCTGGGCGAAAACACCGCTGACATATATTGGTGCGAAAATGTATTTTTCTCTGTAAAGTTAAACTTCTCAAGATAAGGCGTATTCTGCCCCCTTAGTATGTAGTTGTTGCCTATAAACGCAGCTCCGCCAAGGATTGCGCTGTATCTGTTGTTCCAAGGTATCTTGATATAGTCGTTAAAGCTCTTGTTGCCAATGACTGCCTTAGAAGCACTTCCGTTTGCCGCAAACTTTAGTCCGCTAGCCACAGCCCCACCGGGAGCAGTGTTGTTGTAAGCTCCTATGTTATAAAAGTTATAATA
It contains:
- a CDS encoding ATP-dependent Clp protease ATP-binding subunit codes for the protein MQDKFTNNAVTAIEAANSAAISLSQNYVGSEHLLIGLLSVDGVAKKVLEENGVSYDRFMELVNKLLTQGNVVVGSTESMTPRAKRIISLAATEAYRLNSGKIGTEHILMALLKEGDSIGVRLLTTMGVNLQKVYLDILTAIGMDISQARSDYSNFKNANNNTGSNAKSNTPILDQYSKDLTEYARSGKLDPVIGRDVEVQRVIQILSRRTKNNPCIIGEPGVGKTAIVEAIAERIVEGSVPDTIRGKRVVTIDLSAMVAGTKYRGEFEERIKRTLDEVIKSGNVLLFIDELHTIIGAGGAEGTLDASNILKPSLARGELQLIGATTREEYRKRIEKDSALERRFQPVVVEEPSEEESVLILKGLREKYEDHHKVRITDEAIEAAVKLSARYINDRFLPDKAVDLMDEAASKARLSVFTTKPESAELERKIIKLEEEKENAIKSETYDKASLIKKEQNKLRMKLSELKLAEEQKKQQKVHVIGEEEIAEVVADWTKIPVNKLKQAETDRLIRLESVLHERVIGQDEAVVAVAKAIRRGRVGFNAEGRPIGSFLFLGPTGVGKTELSKALAEAMFGSEESMIRIDMSEYMEKHSVSKMIGSPPGYIGHDEGGQLSEKVRRNPYSVILLDEIEKAHPDVFNILLQVLDDGRITDSQGRVVNFKNTVIIMTSNVGAQRIITPKKLGFKTDENKETDYKLMKEGVMEEVKKLFKPEFINRIDEIIVFHPLTEKELKKIVKIMLKGLAGRAKEQMGLKLKFTETAVKHLANIEKEANYGARPLARKIKTEVEDLLATEVLLGHIKEGNEVKIGCKDGKIEVNLSKK
- a CDS encoding cadherin-like beta sandwich domain-containing protein, yielding MKKNIIIIFVLVFSLLLGGEKAFASSASVVLKGANKTIVGEKFDVTLEIDSEESLSGVETYLSYDDSMAEFLSADEGIAGGKGLLRVNIKNFEDVDGKLKYKMTFLAKLSGNFTMTFSDDVHLYAVNPDNEISVATNDLEMRIKNPRKASSDSSLIGIKVAGGVLTPKFSPSVLDYKVNVGGGVDDITVGVTTADKGANYSLVKDYGDKLRSGENNIYIIVKAEDGSKTNYNIVVIKENEASEETKDTAKDTKSSAKQEEEPPIETSSDTGSKGSTEEEHEYVPDAPGEEATEETDNNDSKQMVIYVIISAIVILGIMLMLGLVLYMKNKRNEEDEE